One window from the genome of Streptococcus salivarius encodes:
- a CDS encoding cation-translocating P-type ATPase — MSKEQSKALFYTQGEEEVLKSLDTSIDGLSTAQAKERLDAYGYNELDEGEKRSLLSKFIDQFKDLMIIILLVAAALSVITEGMHGLTDACIILAVVVLNAAFGVYQEGQAEAAIEALKNMSSPLARVRRDGNVVEIDSRELVPGDIVLLEAGDVVPADMRLLEAASLKIEEAALTGESVPVEKDITETVEAEAGIGDRVNMGYQNSNVTYGRGTGVVTNTGMYTEVGKIADMLANADESQTPLKQSLEQLSKTLTYLIIAIALVTFLVSVFIRGEQPLEGLMVAVALAVAAIPEGLPAIVTILLSLGTTSLAKRNSIVRKLPAVETLGSTEIIASDKTGTLTMNQMTVEKVYTNGQLQSATTELGADNTTLRIMNFANDTKVDPDGKLIGDPTETALVQFGLDHNFDVRDVLKSEPRVAELPFDSERKLMSTIHKEADGSYFIAVKGAPDQLLKRVSRIEINGEVRPITDEDKQAILATNKDLAKQALRVLMMAYKTSNEIPTLESEIVESDLIFSGLVGMIDPERPEAAEAVRVAKEAGIRPIMITGDHQDTAEAIAKRLGIIDPNDTEDHVFTGAELNELSDEEFQKVFKQYSVYARVSPEHKVRIVKAWQNDGKVVAMTGDGVNDAPSLKTADIGIGMGITGTEVSKGASDMVLADDNFATIIVAVEEGRKVFSNIQKSIQYLLSANMAEVFIIFFATLFGWDVLQPVHLLWINLVTDTLPAIALGVEPAEPGIMTHKPRGRQSNFFDGGVFGAIMYQGVFQTILVLAVYGWGLVFPEHHTQAEIHADALTMAFATLGLIQLLHAFNVKSVYQSVFKVGLFRNKTFNWAIPVAFVLLMATIVVPGFNNLFHVSHLSLTQWLSVIVGSFLIVVLVELVKAIQRALGKDKNAI; from the coding sequence TTGTCGAAAGAACAAAGTAAAGCCTTGTTTTATACACAAGGAGAGGAAGAAGTCCTAAAAAGCTTGGACACTTCCATTGATGGTTTGTCTACTGCACAAGCCAAGGAACGATTGGATGCCTATGGCTATAACGAGTTGGATGAAGGTGAAAAACGCAGCCTCTTGTCAAAATTCATCGATCAGTTTAAAGATTTGATGATTATCATCTTGCTTGTCGCAGCCGCCCTTTCTGTTATTACAGAAGGTATGCATGGTCTGACCGATGCCTGCATTATTTTAGCCGTTGTTGTTTTGAATGCAGCCTTTGGTGTTTATCAAGAAGGACAAGCAGAAGCGGCTATTGAAGCTCTTAAAAACATGTCAAGCCCTCTGGCTCGTGTGCGTCGTGATGGCAATGTGGTTGAAATTGATTCACGCGAATTGGTTCCTGGAGATATCGTCTTGCTTGAAGCTGGTGATGTTGTTCCAGCTGATATGCGTTTGCTCGAAGCTGCCTCACTTAAGATTGAAGAAGCTGCCCTTACAGGTGAATCCGTTCCAGTTGAAAAGGATATTACTGAGACGGTTGAAGCAGAAGCCGGAATTGGTGACCGTGTGAATATGGGGTACCAAAACTCAAACGTTACTTACGGTCGTGGTACTGGAGTGGTTACCAATACTGGTATGTATACTGAAGTTGGTAAGATTGCTGATATGCTAGCTAATGCGGACGAATCACAAACGCCGTTGAAGCAAAGTTTGGAGCAATTGTCTAAGACTTTGACTTATCTTATTATTGCTATTGCCTTAGTGACATTCTTGGTTAGTGTCTTCATTCGTGGTGAACAGCCCCTTGAAGGTTTGATGGTTGCCGTTGCTCTAGCCGTTGCAGCGATTCCTGAAGGTTTGCCTGCTATTGTAACGATTCTCTTGTCACTTGGAACAACGAGTCTTGCCAAACGCAATTCAATTGTGCGTAAATTGCCAGCTGTTGAGACTCTTGGTTCAACTGAGATTATCGCATCAGATAAGACTGGTACCTTAACCATGAACCAAATGACTGTTGAAAAAGTCTATACAAACGGTCAATTGCAAAGCGCTACTACTGAACTTGGTGCTGACAATACAACCCTTCGTATTATGAACTTTGCCAATGATACCAAGGTGGACCCAGATGGTAAGCTAATTGGGGATCCAACGGAAACAGCCCTTGTTCAATTTGGTTTGGACCACAACTTTGATGTTCGTGACGTCTTGAAATCAGAGCCTCGTGTGGCAGAGTTGCCATTTGACTCTGAGCGTAAACTCATGTCTACCATCCATAAGGAAGCAGACGGTTCATACTTTATCGCTGTCAAGGGTGCCCCTGACCAATTGCTAAAACGCGTGTCTCGTATTGAAATCAATGGTGAGGTTCGTCCTATCACGGATGAAGATAAACAAGCTATCCTTGCAACTAATAAGGACTTGGCAAAACAAGCTCTTCGTGTCTTGATGATGGCTTATAAGACAAGCAACGAAATCCCAACTTTGGAATCTGAGATTGTTGAGTCTGATTTGATTTTCTCAGGCTTGGTAGGTATGATTGACCCAGAACGTCCTGAGGCTGCAGAAGCTGTTCGTGTCGCTAAAGAAGCGGGTATCCGTCCAATCATGATCACGGGTGACCACCAAGATACGGCAGAAGCCATTGCCAAGCGTCTCGGGATCATCGATCCAAATGATACGGAAGATCATGTCTTTACTGGCGCTGAGCTTAATGAGCTTTCTGATGAAGAATTCCAGAAAGTCTTCAAACAGTACTCTGTCTATGCGCGTGTGTCTCCTGAACACAAGGTTCGTATCGTCAAGGCTTGGCAAAATGATGGCAAGGTTGTTGCTATGACAGGTGACGGGGTTAATGATGCACCATCACTTAAAACAGCTGATATTGGTATCGGTATGGGAATCACAGGTACAGAGGTTTCTAAGGGAGCTTCTGATATGGTCCTTGCCGATGATAACTTTGCGACAATCATCGTTGCCGTAGAAGAAGGGCGTAAAGTCTTCTCAAATATTCAAAAATCAATCCAGTACCTCTTGTCAGCCAACATGGCCGAAGTCTTTATTATCTTCTTTGCCACACTGTTTGGTTGGGATGTGCTACAACCAGTACACCTTCTCTGGATTAACTTGGTAACAGACACCCTTCCAGCCATCGCTCTTGGTGTTGAGCCAGCAGAACCAGGTATTATGACTCATAAACCTCGTGGACGTCAATCGAACTTCTTTGATGGTGGTGTCTTCGGTGCTATCATGTATCAAGGTGTTTTCCAAACCATCCTCGTTCTTGCAGTATATGGTTGGGGCCTTGTCTTCCCAGAGCACCATACACAAGCAGAAATTCATGCGGATGCCCTTACAATGGCTTTTGCAACACTTGGATTAATTCAGTTGCTCCATGCCTTTAACGTTAAATCTGTGTATCAATCAGTCTTTAAAGTTGGTCTCTTTAGAAACAAGACTTTCAACTGGGCAATTCCAGTAGCCTTCGTTCTTTTGATGGCAACTATTGTAGTGCCTGGATTTAATAACCTCTTCCATGTGTCACACCTTAGTCTGACACAATGGCTTTCAGTTATTGTAGGTTCTTTCTTGATTGTGGTATTGGTTGAATTAGTCAAAGCTATTCAACGTGCCCTTGGTAAGGATAAGAACGCTATTTAA
- a CDS encoding NADPH-dependent oxidoreductase, whose product MNETIKTQLNHRSIRQFKPLALTREEVTLLVDVARHTATSNFRQSYSIISITDEILKKEIAEIANQPYIPNAGHLFVFVVDQRRNTLIAEAKGAEALVQGSPERFISAFSDAMIAAQNMVVAAESLGMGTVYLGSILNDNAKLSELLKLPKYVYPAVGLAVGWPDQEPQLKPRLPRHVIHMENYYRDLEHPLEELKDYDAEVHEYYDLRDLNNRVDEFTTQIAKTMDQSVANRANTLKDLQKQGFFTD is encoded by the coding sequence ATGAACGAGACTATTAAGACACAACTCAATCACCGTAGCATCCGTCAATTTAAACCTCTAGCTTTGACACGAGAAGAAGTTACCCTTTTGGTTGATGTTGCCAGACATACAGCAACGAGTAATTTTAGACAGTCCTATTCGATTATCAGTATTACTGATGAAATATTGAAGAAAGAAATTGCAGAGATTGCCAACCAGCCTTATATTCCAAATGCTGGACATCTATTTGTATTTGTTGTGGACCAAAGACGTAACACACTGATTGCAGAGGCAAAAGGCGCTGAAGCCTTGGTCCAAGGTAGTCCTGAACGCTTTATTTCGGCCTTCTCGGATGCTATGATAGCGGCTCAAAATATGGTAGTAGCTGCTGAGAGTTTAGGTATGGGAACAGTTTACCTTGGCAGTATCTTGAATGATAACGCTAAACTTTCAGAGCTTCTCAAACTTCCAAAGTATGTCTATCCAGCAGTAGGATTAGCAGTTGGTTGGCCAGATCAAGAACCGCAGCTTAAACCTCGTTTACCCCGTCACGTCATCCATATGGAAAATTATTATCGGGACTTAGAACATCCCTTAGAGGAGCTAAAAGATTACGACGCTGAAGTTCATGAGTATTATGACCTTCGTGATCTCAATAACAGAGTTGATGAATTTACAACACAGATTGCAAAGACAATGGATCAATCCGTTGCCAATCGTGCGAATACCTTGAAGGACCTTCAAAAGCAGGGATTTTTCACCGACTAA
- a CDS encoding metallophosphoesterase — MTRLAIMSDLHIDINHFETYEIDTLIKCLKNQEVSHLHIAGDISNHYFIDTKPFLRKLSKEVKVTYNLGNHDMLDLEDDLIDNLDFQVINLGSKTLLAFHGWYDYSYSDETLDKILKRKKQLWFDRRLKRLGTDPDICQTSLKRLDNVLSELDTSNLIVAMHFVPHSRFTMTHQRFTPFNAYLGSEKFHQIFAKYGVKDVVFGHAHRSYGTVTIDGVTYHSRPLGYRREWDLTIDFVSNHPELNPTGTWNLSKRYNLVKKRSEFLEYEKKELANEFLSSMTLFDL, encoded by the coding sequence ATGACGAGACTTGCAATAATGAGTGATTTACATATTGATATAAATCACTTTGAAACATATGAAATTGATACTCTTATAAAGTGCCTAAAAAATCAAGAGGTTAGCCATCTCCATATCGCTGGTGATATTTCTAACCATTATTTTATCGACACAAAACCCTTTCTACGAAAACTGTCTAAGGAGGTCAAGGTCACCTATAATTTAGGCAATCATGATATGCTTGATTTAGAAGATGACCTTATTGATAATCTTGATTTTCAGGTGATAAATTTAGGTAGTAAGACATTATTGGCTTTTCACGGGTGGTATGACTATTCCTATTCAGATGAAACGTTAGATAAGATTCTTAAACGTAAGAAACAACTTTGGTTCGACCGACGACTTAAACGATTGGGGACTGATCCGGATATCTGTCAAACTAGTCTTAAAAGGCTAGATAATGTCTTAAGTGAGTTAGACACTAGTAACCTTATAGTTGCCATGCACTTTGTTCCTCACAGCCGCTTTACCATGACGCATCAACGTTTCACACCTTTTAATGCCTACTTAGGCTCGGAAAAATTCCACCAGATTTTCGCCAAGTATGGCGTTAAAGATGTTGTTTTTGGTCATGCCCACCGCAGTTATGGGACGGTAACTATTGATGGCGTAACCTATCACTCGCGTCCTCTTGGATACCGACGAGAATGGGATTTAACCATCGACTTTGTTTCCAATCACCCTGAACTCAATCCTACTGGAACATGGAACCTCTCCAAACGTTACAACCTGGTCAAGAAACGGTCGGAGTTTTTAGAATATGAAAAAAAGGAACTGGCAAATGAGTTCCTTTCATCCATGACACTATTTGATTTGTAG
- the queG gene encoding tRNA epoxyqueuosine(34) reductase QueG, with product MDIKLEIQKMAKEIGISKIGFTTADDFAYLEKSLRLGIEEGRTTGFEHKNIEERIYPKLTLESAKTIISIAVAYPHKLPQQPQKTEYKRGKITPNSWGLDYHYVLQDKLKRLAEGIEKLTENFEYKGMVDTGALVDTAVAKRAGIGFIGKNGLVISKEYGSYMYLGELITNLEIEPDQEVDYGCGDCRRCLDACPTSCLIGDGTMNARRCLSFQTQDKGMMDMEFRKKIKTVIYGCDICQISCPYNRGIDNPLASDIDPELAMPELLPFLELTNKSFKEKFGMIAGSWRGKNILQRNAIIALANLHDRNAIVKLMEIIDKNNNPIHTATAIWALGEIVKKPDEAMLDYMRELSPKDEESQAEWELVCAKWQI from the coding sequence ATGGATATCAAATTAGAAATACAAAAGATGGCCAAGGAGATTGGCATTTCAAAAATTGGTTTTACAACCGCCGATGATTTCGCCTATCTGGAAAAATCCCTTCGACTTGGTATCGAAGAAGGGCGAACAACAGGTTTTGAACATAAAAATATTGAAGAGCGTATTTATCCTAAGTTGACCTTGGAATCAGCTAAAACCATCATTTCCATTGCAGTTGCCTATCCGCATAAGCTGCCACAACAACCTCAAAAAACAGAATATAAGCGTGGCAAAATCACTCCAAATTCATGGGGTCTAGATTATCACTATGTTTTGCAGGACAAACTAAAACGCCTTGCAGAAGGTATTGAAAAACTGACGGAAAACTTCGAATATAAAGGTATGGTGGATACTGGAGCTCTGGTCGATACAGCAGTGGCCAAGCGAGCTGGAATAGGCTTTATCGGGAAGAATGGACTAGTGATTTCGAAAGAATACGGGTCCTACATGTATCTTGGCGAGCTTATCACTAATCTAGAGATTGAACCAGACCAAGAAGTTGATTATGGTTGTGGGGATTGCCGTCGTTGTCTGGATGCCTGTCCGACATCTTGTCTCATCGGCGATGGGACTATGAATGCCCGTCGTTGTCTATCCTTTCAAACACAGGATAAAGGCATGATGGATATGGAGTTTCGAAAGAAGATAAAGACTGTTATCTATGGTTGTGACATTTGTCAGATTTCCTGTCCATATAACAGAGGTATCGATAATCCACTGGCTTCGGACATTGATCCTGAGCTTGCCATGCCCGAATTACTTCCTTTTCTTGAGCTGACCAACAAATCTTTCAAGGAGAAATTTGGGATGATTGCCGGTTCATGGCGCGGGAAGAATATTCTTCAACGTAATGCTATTATTGCCTTGGCTAACCTACATGATCGCAATGCTATAGTCAAACTGATGGAGATAATTGATAAGAATAATAATCCCATCCATACGGCGACTGCCATTTGGGCTCTCGGTGAGATTGTTAAGAAACCCGATGAGGCTATGTTAGATTACATGAGGGAACTGTCACCTAAGGATGAAGAATCCCAAGCAGAGTGGGAGCTTGTGTGTGCAAAATGGCAAATTTAA
- the prfB gene encoding peptide chain release factor 2 (programmed frameshift), with protein sequence MEVAEIRQKISENQEKLVSFGRSLDLDRLEEDIALLENRMTEPDFWDDNIAAQKTSQELNELKMKYETFNNMQELSDETELYLEMLEEDDSVQEELEETLEKLDKIMTSYEMTLLLSEPYDHNNAILEIHPGSGGTEAQDWADMLLRMYQRYGNAKGFKVETLDYQAGDEAGIKSVTLAFEGPNAYGFLKSEMGVHRLVRISPFDSAKRRHTSFTSVEVMPELDDTIEVEIRDDDIKMDTFRSGGAGGQNVNKVSTGVRLTHIPTGIVVASTVDRTQYGNRDRAMKMLQAKLYQMEQEKKAEEVNALKGDKKEITWGSQIRSYVFTPYTMVKDHRTGYEVAQVDKVMDGDIEGFIDAYLKWRMEE encoded by the exons ATGGAAGTGGCAGAAATTCGCCAAAAAATCTCTGAAAATCAAGAGAAGCTCGTGAGCTTCGGGAGGTCTCTT GACTTAGATCGTTTGGAAGAGGATATTGCGCTCCTCGAAAACCGAATGACTGAGCCAGACTTTTGGGATGATAATATTGCAGCTCAAAAGACCTCACAAGAGTTAAATGAGCTAAAAATGAAATACGAAACTTTCAACAATATGCAAGAACTCTCTGACGAGACAGAGCTTTATTTAGAAATGTTGGAAGAAGATGATAGTGTTCAAGAAGAGCTTGAAGAAACACTCGAAAAACTTGATAAGATTATGACAAGTTACGAGATGACATTGCTCTTGTCTGAACCATATGATCATAACAATGCGATCCTGGAAATTCACCCAGGCTCTGGTGGGACAGAAGCTCAAGACTGGGCTGATATGTTGCTCCGTATGTACCAACGTTATGGAAATGCCAAAGGTTTCAAGGTAGAAACTTTGGATTATCAGGCGGGTGATGAGGCTGGAATCAAATCTGTAACCCTTGCTTTTGAAGGACCTAATGCTTATGGTTTCCTCAAGTCAGAAATGGGTGTCCACCGTTTGGTTCGTATTTCACCATTTGACTCTGCCAAACGTCGTCATACCTCATTTACATCAGTGGAAGTCATGCCTGAATTGGATGATACCATTGAAGTTGAGATTCGTGATGATGATATCAAGATGGATACATTCCGCTCAGGTGGTGCAGGTGGTCAGAACGTCAACAAGGTTTCTACAGGTGTGCGTTTGACCCACATTCCAACAGGTATTGTTGTAGCTTCAACGGTCGACCGTACACAATACGGAAACCGCGACCGTGCGATGAAGATGCTACAAGCTAAGCTCTATCAAATGGAGCAAGAAAAGAAAGCAGAAGAAGTGAATGCTTTGAAAGGTGATAAGAAAGAAATCACTTGGGGAAGTCAAATTCGCTCATACGTTTTCACGCCATATACCATGGTTAAAGATCACCGTACAGGCTATGAAGTTGCCCAGGTTGATAAGGTAATGGATGGAGATATTGAAGGCTTCATCGATGCCTACCTCAAGTGGCGTATGGAAGAATAG
- the ftsE gene encoding cell division ATP-binding protein FtsE has translation MALIELKDVTKKYDKSTTALRHIDLSVNSGEFVYLVGPSGAGKSSLIRLFYQEEKLTSGSMKVGEFDLTRLRKKDVPLLRRSIGVVFQDYKLLPKKTAFENVAYAMEVIGEKPRHIKKRVTEVLELVGLKHKMRSFPNQLSGGEQQRVAIARAIVNNPKVLIADEPTGNLDPEISWEIMQVLERINLQGTTIIMATHNSTIVNNLRHRVVAIEEGRIVRDEEEGEYGYHD, from the coding sequence ATGGCTCTTATTGAATTAAAAGATGTTACTAAGAAGTATGATAAGTCAACAACAGCCCTTAGACACATTGATTTGTCTGTTAACTCTGGGGAGTTTGTTTACTTAGTCGGCCCTTCTGGTGCTGGTAAATCAAGTTTAATTCGCTTGTTCTACCAAGAAGAAAAATTAACGAGTGGTTCTATGAAGGTTGGAGAGTTTGATTTAACCCGACTTCGTAAGAAAGATGTTCCACTCTTAAGACGTTCTATTGGAGTTGTTTTCCAGGATTATAAACTCCTTCCAAAGAAAACAGCTTTTGAAAACGTTGCATATGCCATGGAAGTTATTGGTGAGAAACCTCGTCATATCAAGAAACGGGTGACAGAGGTTCTCGAGTTGGTTGGTCTTAAACACAAGATGCGTTCATTCCCAAATCAATTGTCTGGTGGTGAGCAACAACGTGTCGCTATTGCGCGTGCTATCGTCAATAATCCAAAAGTGTTGATTGCGGATGAACCAACAGGGAACTTGGACCCAGAGATTTCATGGGAAATTATGCAAGTCCTTGAACGTATTAACTTGCAAGGGACTACCATTATAATGGCAACCCATAACTCAACTATCGTTAATAACCTTCGTCATCGTGTCGTAGCGATTGAAGAAGGACGTATTGTTCGTGATGAAGAGGAAGGAGAGTACGGTTACCATGATTAG
- the ftsX gene encoding permease-like cell division protein FtsX — protein sequence MIRRFFRHLGESIKNLKRNLLSTLTAVFSVMIVLSLLGVFGSVILNTQKLASDIEKNIQVNVYLDPDSSDASKTVKELSGQIVANKDYHKIYDTLTKIKGVDKVTFSSKEEQKKQLIETMGSSFETATGDANPLSDVYIVQTKSPDDVSRVAKEAKAIQGVDNANFGGSDTEILMSTMKRVQFWGIIATALLTIVAVLLISNTIRITIMSRATEIQIMRLVGAKNSYIRRPYLMEGAWIGALGAIIPSGLIYLLYHMVYSSLNPDFVKGGISMYDPEWFVYAVIGTLFAVGIIIGSIGSRMAMRRYLKY from the coding sequence ATGATTAGACGCTTTTTCCGCCATTTAGGAGAATCGATTAAGAATCTCAAACGTAATCTATTGTCGACACTTACGGCAGTATTTTCGGTGATGATTGTTCTTTCACTTTTAGGTGTCTTTGGCTCTGTTATTTTAAATACGCAGAAATTGGCTTCAGATATTGAAAAGAATATTCAGGTCAATGTCTACTTGGATCCAGATTCATCAGATGCCTCGAAAACAGTCAAGGAACTTTCTGGACAGATTGTTGCTAATAAAGACTACCATAAGATTTATGATACTTTGACCAAAATCAAAGGTGTAGATAAGGTTACTTTCTCTAGTAAAGAAGAACAAAAGAAACAACTGATTGAAACAATGGGTTCAAGTTTCGAGACAGCTACTGGAGATGCCAACCCTCTTTCAGATGTTTACATCGTCCAAACGAAATCACCAGATGATGTCAGTCGAGTTGCCAAGGAAGCAAAAGCTATTCAGGGTGTTGATAATGCTAACTTTGGTGGCTCAGATACTGAAATTCTGATGTCCACTATGAAACGTGTTCAATTTTGGGGAATCATTGCCACAGCACTCTTAACTATTGTGGCTGTCCTATTGATTTCAAATACCATCCGTATTACCATTATGTCACGTGCGACTGAAATTCAAATCATGCGTTTGGTAGGTGCTAAGAATTCATATATTCGTCGTCCCTACTTGATGGAAGGTGCTTGGATTGGAGCACTTGGTGCCATCATTCCTTCTGGGCTCATTTATCTTTTGTATCACATGGTTTACTCATCTTTGAATCCAGATTTTGTCAAAGGTGGTATTTCGATGTATGATCCAGAGTGGTTTGTCTATGCGGTTATCGGAACCCTCTTCGCAGTCGGTATTATTATTGGTTCGATTGGGTCACGTATGGCAATGCGCCGTTATTTGAAATACTAA
- a CDS encoding NUDIX hydrolase, translating into MTKLATICYIDNGKELLLLHRNKKPNDVHEGKWISVGGKLEVGETPDECARREILEETHFTVTEMDFKGMITFPEFTPGHDWYTYVFKVTGFEGELISDEESREGTLEWVPYDEVLSKPTWEGDYEIFKWILEDRPFFSAKFSYDRNQNLVDKTVTFYDK; encoded by the coding sequence ATGACAAAGTTAGCTACCATTTGTTATATTGACAATGGAAAGGAGCTTTTGCTCCTACATCGTAATAAAAAGCCTAATGATGTTCATGAAGGAAAGTGGATTTCTGTCGGGGGAAAACTAGAAGTTGGAGAGACACCAGATGAATGTGCTCGTCGTGAAATTCTCGAGGAAACACATTTTACAGTGACTGAGATGGATTTTAAAGGTATGATTACCTTCCCAGAATTTACCCCTGGTCATGATTGGTACACCTATGTCTTTAAGGTAACTGGTTTTGAAGGAGAACTCATCTCAGATGAGGAGTCTCGTGAAGGAACGCTTGAATGGGTACCATATGATGAGGTCTTATCTAAACCAACTTGGGAAGGTGACTATGAGATTTTTAAGTGGATCCTTGAAGATAGACCATTCTTCTCTGCAAAATTTAGCTACGATCGTAACCAGAACTTGGTAGATAAAACTGTAACATTTTATGATAAATAG
- a CDS encoding AI-2E family transporter: MKRKKTEDFSETWFFKWILNNQAVVAFFILLLIGLTVLIFTKISPIFSPVIQFMTIIMLPLVISMLLYYLIKPLVLLVERTGLSRTMSILVIYAILGLLLVWGISTAIPSLQNQILILIRNAPSYIARANSETERWINLPILSNFHGDLESMLSDFSARMVNYAENFSSSALTWVGTFASTVARVTVAIILAPFILFYLLRDSQKMKHSFVSALPTRFRETTVRMLSDINSQLEGYVQGQVTVAIVVAIMFCIMFKIVGLRYGMTFGIMAGFLNMVPYLGSFLAMVPVIIMGLVQGPAMLIKVLIIFFIEQTIEGRFVSPLVLGNKLSIHPITIMFILLTAGSLYGVWGVLLGIPIYASVKVVVREIFDWYRSVSNLYQDDLENEGQKDDVK, translated from the coding sequence ATGAAGCGTAAAAAAACAGAAGATTTTTCAGAAACATGGTTTTTTAAGTGGATATTGAATAATCAGGCTGTCGTAGCCTTTTTCATCTTACTTTTGATTGGTTTGACGGTTTTGATTTTTACCAAGATTAGTCCCATTTTTTCACCCGTCATCCAGTTTATGACCATTATTATGTTGCCATTGGTTATTTCCATGCTCCTTTATTATTTAATAAAACCTTTGGTACTACTTGTAGAAAGAACGGGATTGAGTCGAACCATGTCTATCTTGGTCATCTACGCTATCCTTGGCTTGCTCTTGGTTTGGGGGATTTCAACAGCTATTCCAAGCTTACAAAATCAAATTTTGATTTTGATACGAAATGCACCATCATATATTGCACGTGCCAATAGTGAAACGGAACGTTGGATTAATCTGCCTATTCTTTCTAACTTCCATGGTGATTTAGAGTCCATGCTTAGTGATTTCTCAGCGAGAATGGTCAATTATGCTGAGAACTTTTCTTCATCGGCTTTGACATGGGTTGGAACTTTTGCGAGCACAGTAGCAAGGGTGACAGTAGCTATCATTTTGGCACCTTTCATTCTCTTCTACCTTTTAAGAGATAGCCAAAAGATGAAACATAGCTTTGTCTCAGCCTTACCAACTCGCTTTCGTGAAACAACTGTTCGTATGCTTTCAGATATTAATAGTCAGCTCGAAGGGTATGTTCAAGGTCAGGTTACAGTCGCTATTGTTGTTGCCATCATGTTCTGTATTATGTTTAAGATTGTAGGTCTTCGATATGGTATGACTTTCGGTATTATGGCAGGTTTTCTAAACATGGTTCCTTATCTGGGAAGCTTTCTTGCTATGGTACCAGTTATAATCATGGGACTGGTGCAAGGACCCGCTATGTTGATCAAGGTCCTCATCATTTTCTTCATTGAGCAAACTATTGAGGGACGTTTTGTTTCTCCACTCGTTTTGGGGAATAAACTTAGTATTCACCCGATTACCATTATGTTTATTCTCTTGACAGCAGGTTCTCTTTACGGTGTTTGGGGCGTCTTATTGGGGATTCCAATTTATGCCTCTGTCAAGGTTGTTGTTAGAGAGATTTTTGATTGGTACCGTTCTGTAAGTAATCTTTATCAAGATGATTTAGAAAATGAAGGACAAAAAGACGATGTTAAATAG